One window of Lacerta agilis isolate rLacAgi1 chromosome 14, rLacAgi1.pri, whole genome shotgun sequence genomic DNA carries:
- the LOC117058157 gene encoding apoptosis-associated speck-like protein containing a CARD produces MAKSARQRLMDALENLHDGELRKFKAKLAEIPLEEGHEHIPRGRLEKADAVDLPSLLIGYYKQDYALRLTAQVLEEIHCKDQAQKLRGGGGGEKTACCNPEIPVPSTSTTSGRNETQPPAPPEQHFIERHREALIQRTATVEGILDVLHGDVLDDEQYQKISAKSTNQEKMRELYRLLPSWNQACKDKLYQALKMKNRFLVEDLEG; encoded by the exons ATGGCCAAGAGCGCCCGGCAGCGCCTGATGGACGCCCTGGAGAACTTGCACGACGGCGAGCTGCGCAAGTTCAAGGCGAAGCTGGCCGAGATCCCGCTCGAGGAAGGCCACGAGCATATCCCCCGAGGGCGGCTGGAGAAGGCGGACGCGGTGGATCTGCCCAGTCTGCTGATCGGCTACTACAAGCAGGATTACGCCCTGCGCCTCACCGCGCAGGTCTTGGAAGAGATCCACTGCAAGGACCAGGCACAGAAGCTccgcggaggcggaggcggcgagAAGA CTGCTTGCTGTAATCCTGAGATCCCTGTGCCTTCCACCAGTACCACCTCCGGAAGAAATG AGACACAGCCTCCAGCCCCACCGGAGCAGCATTTCATTGAGCGGCACCGGGAGGCCCTGATCCAGAGGACGGCCACCGTGGAGGGGATCCTGGACGTGCTACATGGCGATGTCCTGGATGATGAGCAGTACCAGAAGATCTCCGCCAAAAGCACCAACCAGGAAAAAATGCGGGAGCTCTACAGGTTGCTGCCCAGCTGGAACCAAGCTTGCAAGGATAAGCTGTACCAAGCCCTGAAGATGAAAAACAGGTTCCTCGTTGAAGACCTGGAAGGATAA